The Streptomyces sp. P9-A4 genome contains a region encoding:
- a CDS encoding integrase gives MTTAHAAVPVLAGRHPFRGLPVIETAGLRRDPGSPRPVFDQDVWDLTGLADAPVVMSRHRKILDFTAIASPRWRQVAREYLLARLAPLHPDVATLPRAFRVPLNPNSLWSELKHLALWFNYLTSVGVTSLPQVRQHHCDAYLTTVSRTTADPNRPLSPSTTAARVRIPQFLALYTEILSDRYQPGFTPWPGRGADEVAGYVRSDENLVPPVPDTLLRPLLANCLYLLETIGPPLAAETAAARAADDDEANSQRSLLTHEIDHLRGAVDQRRGAGIPAPQAQSSTIAQRLKGGWDPDDPLLHMAWHPFVVETAGAMGHRRQLETLRPELERWVSQCGLQPPWCRDAARVPRHGDGELVPWATPMARHQLDATVYVVTSAAYFLTSALSGMRTSELAELTSGCRQQEQRPGGGTRCRLASRRIKGEAFGGTEDAWVVIEDVHHAIATTEALTGAPPGQRLFAKASNNSNRRYTALRSWVNGEHGQRLGLEPLPDGPVNPRALRRTLAMAIAQRPHGLMATKLHLKHVSVATTEGYAARPGGHQAAFAAEVAAEEEAEHLRLTVAAYEDYQRGILPSGQGARDLITAFKAADEALDRHEAGPVTVIDDRRVERVLKAKAKTLHVGVGNYCWFSDPSKALCLKLAGTPDADKPLMGMCDSARCPQATHHPQHRQVWADHATNTQAVFLGNPRLSKPERARSQAAFDRATRIVAEIDTAGHTEEPESDA, from the coding sequence GTGACGACCGCCCATGCCGCCGTCCCGGTCCTTGCCGGACGGCACCCCTTCCGCGGTCTGCCGGTCATCGAGACCGCCGGCCTGCGGCGCGATCCCGGCAGCCCCCGCCCCGTGTTCGACCAGGACGTATGGGACCTGACCGGCCTCGCTGACGCCCCGGTGGTGATGAGCAGGCACCGCAAGATCCTTGACTTCACCGCCATCGCCAGCCCGCGCTGGCGGCAGGTCGCCCGCGAGTATCTGCTGGCACGGCTGGCCCCGCTCCATCCGGATGTGGCCACCCTGCCGCGGGCCTTCCGCGTCCCGCTGAACCCGAACTCGCTCTGGTCCGAGCTGAAACACCTGGCCCTGTGGTTCAACTACCTCACCTCGGTCGGCGTCACCTCGCTGCCCCAGGTCCGCCAGCACCACTGCGACGCCTACCTCACCACGGTCTCGCGCACCACCGCCGATCCCAACAGGCCGCTGTCACCTTCGACCACGGCGGCGAGGGTGCGCATCCCACAGTTCCTCGCCCTCTACACGGAGATCCTCAGCGACCGCTACCAACCCGGTTTCACCCCGTGGCCGGGACGCGGCGCCGACGAGGTCGCCGGATACGTACGCAGCGACGAGAACCTGGTGCCACCGGTTCCGGATACGTTGCTGCGGCCCCTGCTGGCGAACTGTCTGTACTTGCTGGAGACGATCGGCCCGCCACTGGCGGCCGAGACCGCGGCAGCCCGCGCCGCCGACGACGACGAGGCCAACTCGCAGCGGAGCCTGCTGACCCACGAGATCGACCATTTACGCGGGGCCGTCGACCAGCGGCGTGGTGCCGGAATCCCGGCACCACAGGCCCAGTCCTCGACTATCGCTCAGCGGCTCAAGGGCGGATGGGACCCGGACGATCCACTCCTGCACATGGCCTGGCACCCCTTCGTCGTCGAGACCGCGGGCGCCATGGGCCACCGCCGGCAACTGGAGACTCTCCGCCCTGAGCTGGAACGTTGGGTGAGCCAGTGTGGCCTGCAACCGCCCTGGTGCCGTGACGCGGCTCGGGTTCCCCGGCACGGCGACGGCGAACTGGTGCCGTGGGCCACGCCGATGGCCCGGCACCAGCTGGACGCGACGGTCTACGTGGTCACCTCGGCCGCCTACTTCCTCACCTCGGCGCTGTCCGGCATGCGCACCTCCGAGCTGGCGGAACTGACCAGCGGATGCCGACAGCAGGAACAGCGACCCGGCGGCGGCACCCGCTGCCGCCTGGCCTCCCGTCGCATCAAGGGCGAAGCGTTCGGCGGGACCGAGGACGCCTGGGTGGTCATCGAGGACGTGCACCACGCCATCGCCACCACCGAAGCCCTCACCGGCGCCCCTCCGGGCCAGCGGCTGTTCGCCAAGGCGTCCAACAACAGCAACCGCCGCTACACAGCCCTGCGTTCATGGGTGAACGGCGAGCACGGGCAGCGGCTCGGGCTGGAGCCTCTCCCAGACGGACCGGTCAACCCGCGAGCCCTCCGCCGCACCCTCGCGATGGCCATCGCCCAGCGCCCACACGGCCTGATGGCCACAAAGCTGCACCTTAAACACGTCAGTGTCGCCACGACCGAGGGGTATGCCGCCCGCCCCGGCGGCCACCAGGCCGCCTTCGCCGCCGAGGTCGCCGCCGAGGAAGAGGCCGAACACCTGCGACTGACCGTCGCCGCCTACGAGGACTACCAGCGCGGCATCCTGCCCAGCGGACAAGGCGCCCGCGACCTCATTACGGCCTTCAAGGCCGCCGACGAGGCCCTGGACCGGCACGAGGCCGGGCCGGTCACCGTCATCGACGACCGCCGCGTCGAGCGCGTCCTGAAAGCCAAGGCCAAGACCCTCCACGTCGGCGTCGGCAACTACTGCTGGTTCTCTGACCCGAGCAAGGCGTTGTGCCTAAAACTCGCCGGCACCCCGGACGCCGACAAGCCCCTGATGGGGATGTGCGACTCGGCCCGCTGCCCGCAGGCCACCCACCACCCCCAGCACCGGCAGGTCTGGGCCGACCACGCCACAAACACCCAGGCCGTCTTCCTCGGCAACCCCAGACTCTCCAAGCCTGAGCGGGCGCGATCCCAGGCCGCCTTCGACCGCGCCACCCGCATCGTCGCCGAGATCGACACCGCCGGACACACCGAGGAGCCCGAAAGTGACGCATGA
- a CDS encoding ABC transporter ATP-binding protein, with protein sequence MSRLTARELTLAYEDRTVVHELDLAIPDGKVTVIVGPNACGKSTTLRALGRLLKPAGGAVLLDGEELAKLPTKRIARAVGLLPQTPVAPEAITVADLVSRGRQPHQAWWKQWSEEDERAVADAMERTDVAALADRSVDALSGGQRQRVWIAMALAQETDLLLLDEPTTYLDISHQVEVLDLVRRLNRLRGRTVVLVLHDLNQAARYADHLVAMKAGRVVAEGPPEEVVTEELVRDVFGLTSVVVPDPVTGSPLVVPGAPWGAERVETVAAEG encoded by the coding sequence GTGAGCAGGCTGACCGCGCGCGAGCTGACGCTCGCCTACGAGGACCGGACCGTCGTCCACGAACTGGACCTCGCGATCCCCGACGGCAAGGTGACCGTGATCGTCGGTCCCAACGCCTGCGGCAAGTCCACCACCCTCCGGGCGCTCGGCCGGCTCCTCAAGCCGGCCGGCGGAGCCGTCCTGCTCGACGGCGAGGAGCTGGCGAAGCTGCCCACCAAGCGGATCGCCCGCGCGGTCGGGCTGCTCCCGCAGACCCCCGTCGCGCCCGAGGCGATCACCGTCGCCGATCTGGTCTCCCGGGGCCGCCAGCCGCACCAGGCCTGGTGGAAGCAGTGGTCGGAGGAGGACGAGCGGGCCGTCGCCGACGCCATGGAACGCACGGACGTCGCCGCGCTCGCCGACCGGTCCGTGGACGCGCTGTCGGGCGGTCAGCGGCAGCGGGTGTGGATCGCGATGGCCCTCGCACAGGAGACGGACCTGCTCCTCCTCGACGAGCCCACCACCTATCTGGACATCTCCCACCAGGTCGAGGTCCTCGACCTGGTCCGCCGCCTCAACCGGCTGCGGGGCCGCACCGTCGTCCTCGTCCTCCACGACCTGAACCAGGCGGCGCGGTACGCCGACCACCTGGTCGCGATGAAGGCGGGCCGGGTGGTGGCGGAGGGCCCGCCGGAGGAGGTCGTGACGGAGGAACTCGTCAGGGACGTCTTCGGACTGACGTCGGTGGTGGTCCCGGACCCGGTGACGGGGTCACCGCTGGTGGTGCCGGGGGCGCCGTGGGGGGCGGAGCGGGTGGAGACGGTGGCGGCCGAGGGCTGA
- a CDS encoding tyrosine-type recombinase/integrase, with protein sequence MILHYFSSAGWEEWGLYERPVIREAMPVLIDEDLCFEDSAGPRPTVVMNLWLRELPVSGAPSPKSWRTYAQALKGWTEFLDARRIPAFADRQRLRDALSMYAEYRLSGPLEVRLSPASWNLAVKTLSSFYQWAAAEGHAPTVPFSYVRQSMTRPDGSRVEVARNLATVRTGNAHATRKYLERPYAELLMHALAGNDPAGGRDVSFRGRETGRNAAVIGLALSSGLRSQEFTHLTVYEVPPLPRRRTAVPVPLVLAAPTAKGRRGRSTWIDYDALARVHDYLGWERAAATEDSCWRPRDPLFVEAPTHDGALINGTRRRWHTLTPAERLRLVAPGGGSALLAVQSGGKPFVDWATVLRRTAQRIRDRYEPSFPHVHPHVTRHTFAMATLERLVRGYYQQAAQLVVDAGGDDALALYLTKADPLLVLRDLLGHASAVTTQAYLHLLDTQRIYRDAYAAAGGAPAADETAAVEFEDEI encoded by the coding sequence GTGATCCTGCACTACTTCAGTTCCGCCGGGTGGGAAGAGTGGGGCCTGTACGAGCGGCCCGTCATCCGGGAGGCCATGCCCGTCCTCATCGACGAGGACCTCTGCTTCGAGGACTCTGCGGGGCCTCGGCCGACGGTGGTGATGAACCTGTGGCTCCGGGAGTTACCGGTCAGCGGGGCGCCGTCGCCGAAGTCGTGGCGTACGTACGCCCAGGCGCTCAAGGGCTGGACGGAGTTCCTCGACGCCCGCCGGATCCCGGCGTTCGCTGATCGGCAGCGGCTTCGGGATGCGTTGTCGATGTACGCCGAGTACCGGCTGTCCGGGCCGCTGGAGGTGCGGCTCAGTCCGGCGAGCTGGAATCTGGCAGTCAAGACGCTCTCGTCCTTCTACCAGTGGGCGGCGGCCGAGGGGCACGCGCCGACGGTCCCGTTCTCCTACGTGCGGCAGTCGATGACGCGCCCGGATGGTTCGCGGGTGGAGGTGGCCAGGAATCTGGCGACGGTGCGTACCGGAAACGCGCACGCGACGCGGAAGTACCTGGAGAGGCCGTACGCCGAGCTGCTGATGCATGCCCTGGCGGGCAACGACCCGGCGGGCGGGCGGGATGTCTCGTTCCGGGGGCGGGAGACCGGCCGCAACGCGGCCGTGATCGGCCTGGCGCTGTCCAGCGGGCTGCGGTCGCAGGAGTTCACGCACCTGACGGTCTACGAGGTGCCGCCGCTTCCGCGCCGCCGCACGGCGGTGCCGGTGCCGCTGGTGCTCGCCGCGCCGACGGCGAAGGGCCGCAGGGGCCGCTCGACGTGGATCGACTATGACGCCCTGGCCCGCGTCCACGACTACCTCGGCTGGGAGCGGGCGGCGGCGACGGAGGACTCGTGCTGGCGGCCCCGCGATCCGCTGTTCGTCGAAGCCCCCACACATGACGGCGCACTCATCAACGGGACCCGCCGCCGCTGGCACACCCTCACCCCGGCCGAGCGCCTGCGGCTGGTGGCGCCCGGTGGGGGCAGCGCTCTGCTGGCGGTGCAGTCCGGCGGGAAGCCATTCGTCGACTGGGCGACCGTTCTCCGCCGCACCGCGCAGCGGATCCGGGACCGCTACGAGCCGTCCTTCCCTCATGTTCATCCCCATGTCACCAGGCACACTTTCGCGATGGCGACGCTGGAGCGCCTGGTGCGCGGCTACTACCAGCAGGCTGCCCAGCTGGTCGTGGACGCGGGCGGTGATGACGCGCTGGCGCTCTACCTGACCAAGGCCGATCCGCTGCTGGTGCTGCGCGACCTGTTGGGACATGCCAGTGCCGTCACCACTCAGGCGTATCTGCATCTGCTCGACACCCAGCGGATCTACCGCGACGCCTACGCAGCCGCCGGGGGAGCCCCGGCCGCAGACGAGACGGCGGCAGTCGAGTTCGAGGACGAGATCTGA
- a CDS encoding helix-turn-helix domain-containing protein: MMDADKLAAAKARRVNGESVTAVAKALGVSRATLYRALADAE, translated from the coding sequence GTGATGGACGCTGACAAGCTTGCTGCGGCCAAGGCGCGCCGAGTCAACGGGGAGAGTGTCACGGCCGTCGCCAAGGCGCTTGGGGTGTCCCGCGCGACGCTGTACCGGGCGCTTGCCGACGCCGAGTAG
- a CDS encoding helicase C-terminal domain-containing protein has translation MGIGELDREAHVPEVTGAAAAPRTLAEALRARGDEGLAALLRARPDLLGPVPNDLTQLATRAGTRGSVVRALERLDRFALQTAEALAVAPDPAPYPVLLALLTGDEGDAAIEAALPGAVALLREQALVWGEDDRLRLVRTARELLAPSAQHPSPTGLGPTVAEATAGMSPGRVQEIIGTAGLSATHDPVSAVRVLTELFTDRDRMSALLDTAPPDALAVLDRLVWGPPYGEVTAKPARPVQWLRDRGLLLPVSARTMVLPREVALHLRGGRAHRAPEPLAPELRVQREYRPQVVDSAAAGQAQLALATVEELLKSWDRGGPQVLRAGGLSVRDLRRTAATLDVTEETAAFWLELCYAAGLLASDGEADERYAPTPVYDDWLDLPPAERWSLLVAPWLTATRTAGLVGGQDAKGRALSALGPELDRAPAPEVRHRVLGLLATLPPGSAADPESLFARLRWERPLRGAAQGGRPVEQAAGAGAGPGGAGVSALPPPAPGDLRSRLARWTLAEAELLGLTGRGALSGPARALLNLPLAEAASDAEPGGGVELSVAAGRAATLLAPLLPEAVDHVLLQADLTAVAPGPLRRPLSDALAVLADVESKGGATVYRFTPGSVRRALDSGRTASDLHEFLKAHSRTPVPQPLAYLIDDVARRHGHLRVGAASAYVRCDDDTVLGEILADRRSAALGLRRLAPTVLAAQTDPASLLEGLRSMGYAPAAESAEGDVLITRADAYRTGARKAPVPVPDGPPAPDATLLGAAVRAIRAGDRAATAVRKEPAAPTAAGALPRTSAAETLATVQAAAMTGSAVWIGYVNAEGAASQRVIAPVRVEGGFVTGYDHTADEVRTYPLHRITGVAELADDQV, from the coding sequence ATGGGGATCGGTGAGCTCGACCGGGAGGCGCACGTGCCCGAGGTAACTGGCGCCGCCGCGGCGCCCCGCACACTCGCCGAGGCGCTGCGCGCACGGGGCGACGAGGGACTCGCCGCGCTGTTGCGGGCCCGGCCCGACCTGCTGGGCCCCGTACCGAACGATCTGACGCAGCTGGCGACGCGCGCCGGGACGCGGGGTTCGGTGGTGCGGGCCCTGGAACGGCTCGACCGGTTCGCGCTCCAGACCGCGGAGGCGCTGGCGGTGGCGCCGGACCCGGCCCCGTACCCCGTACTCCTGGCGCTGCTCACCGGCGACGAGGGGGACGCGGCGATCGAGGCGGCGCTGCCGGGCGCGGTGGCGCTGCTGCGCGAGCAGGCGCTCGTGTGGGGCGAGGACGACCGGCTGCGGCTGGTGCGGACGGCGCGGGAGCTGCTGGCGCCTTCGGCGCAGCATCCGTCGCCGACGGGGCTCGGGCCGACGGTGGCGGAGGCGACGGCGGGGATGTCGCCGGGCCGGGTGCAGGAGATCATCGGGACGGCGGGGCTCTCGGCGACGCACGATCCGGTGTCGGCGGTGCGGGTGCTGACGGAGTTGTTCACGGACCGGGACCGGATGAGCGCGCTGCTCGACACGGCGCCGCCGGACGCGCTGGCGGTCCTGGACCGGCTGGTGTGGGGTCCGCCGTACGGCGAGGTGACGGCGAAGCCGGCGCGGCCGGTGCAGTGGCTGCGGGACCGGGGGCTGCTGCTGCCGGTGTCGGCGCGGACGATGGTGCTGCCGCGTGAGGTGGCGCTGCATCTGCGGGGCGGGCGGGCGCACCGGGCGCCGGAGCCGCTGGCGCCGGAGCTGCGGGTGCAGCGCGAGTACCGCCCACAGGTTGTGGACAGTGCGGCGGCCGGGCAGGCGCAGCTGGCGCTCGCGACGGTCGAGGAGCTGCTCAAGTCCTGGGACCGGGGCGGGCCGCAGGTGCTGCGGGCGGGCGGTCTTTCGGTACGGGATCTGCGGCGGACGGCGGCCACGCTGGACGTCACCGAGGAGACGGCGGCGTTCTGGCTGGAGCTCTGTTACGCGGCGGGGCTGCTGGCCTCGGACGGTGAGGCGGACGAGCGGTACGCGCCGACGCCGGTGTACGACGACTGGCTCGACCTGCCGCCGGCGGAGCGCTGGTCGCTGCTGGTGGCGCCGTGGCTGACGGCGACGCGTACGGCGGGGCTCGTCGGTGGGCAGGACGCGAAGGGACGGGCGCTTTCGGCGCTCGGGCCCGAGCTGGACCGGGCGCCGGCGCCGGAGGTCCGGCACCGGGTGCTGGGGCTGCTGGCGACGCTGCCGCCGGGGTCGGCGGCGGACCCGGAGTCGCTGTTCGCGCGGCTCCGGTGGGAACGGCCGCTGCGGGGCGCGGCGCAGGGCGGCCGCCCGGTGGAACAGGCGGCGGGCGCGGGAGCGGGACCCGGCGGGGCGGGTGTGTCCGCCCTACCGCCGCCGGCGCCCGGCGATCTGCGGTCCCGCCTTGCCCGCTGGACGCTGGCCGAGGCGGAGCTGCTGGGGCTCACCGGGCGGGGCGCCCTGTCGGGGCCCGCGCGGGCGCTGCTGAACCTGCCGCTCGCGGAGGCGGCGTCGGACGCCGAGCCGGGCGGCGGGGTCGAGCTGTCGGTGGCGGCGGGGAGGGCGGCGACGCTGCTCGCGCCGCTGCTGCCGGAGGCGGTCGACCACGTACTTCTCCAGGCGGACCTGACGGCGGTGGCGCCGGGGCCGCTGCGACGGCCGCTGTCCGACGCGCTCGCGGTGCTCGCGGACGTGGAGTCGAAGGGTGGTGCGACGGTCTACCGGTTCACACCGGGATCGGTGCGCCGGGCACTCGACTCGGGGCGGACGGCGTCCGACCTGCACGAGTTCCTGAAGGCGCACTCCCGTACGCCGGTGCCGCAGCCGCTGGCGTACCTGATCGACGACGTGGCGAGACGCCACGGCCATCTGCGGGTGGGGGCGGCGTCGGCATACGTCCGCTGCGACGACGACACGGTCCTCGGGGAGATCCTGGCCGACCGGCGATCGGCGGCGCTGGGGCTGCGGAGACTGGCACCGACGGTGCTCGCGGCGCAGACGGACCCGGCGTCGCTGCTCGAAGGGCTGCGGTCGATGGGGTACGCGCCGGCGGCGGAGTCGGCGGAGGGCGATGTGCTGATCACCCGGGCGGACGCGTACCGGACGGGCGCGCGTAAGGCCCCGGTGCCGGTCCCGGACGGCCCGCCGGCCCCGGACGCGACGCTGCTGGGCGCGGCGGTACGGGCGATCCGGGCGGGCGACCGGGCGGCGACGGCGGTACGCAAGGAACCGGCGGCCCCCACGGCGGCGGGCGCGCTGCCCCGCACCTCGGCGGCGGAGACGCTGGCGACGGTCCAGGCGGCGGCGATGACGGGCTCGGCGGTCTGGATCGGCTACGTGAACGCGGAGGGCGCGGCGAGCCAGCGGGTGATCGCCCCGGTCCGGGTGGAGGGCGGCTTCGTGACGGGCTACGACCACACGGCGGACGAGGTCCGCACGTACCCGCTGCACAGGATCACGGGCGTGGCGGAACTGGCGGACGACCAGGTGTGA
- a CDS encoding recombinase family protein — translation MRAAIYVRLSRETEESTSPERQRAACEALCQARGWQVITVEEDIDVSGYSRGLDRPGLQRVLSRLAEFDVIVFFKIDRLARSTVDFAEIMKITQAESVALASASEPLDLTSSMGRAMAKVIAVFAELESDTIGMRVSSAHEHLRREGRYTGGRVPYGYRVAPNPGGAGKVLEVNPEEARTIHEIVERVLDKDSLLKIAVDLTKSDKPSPGHSSRQTAGKRSDSKRWYPSTLRSLLGNPQLLGQVIEDGKPILMTDGLPLVNRTPILDMDTWQALQDELSRRANPGDRRREGTALLRGIAYCAVCHNRMYTYVAKGRIRYRCIGRLKARQAGAELTCYGVSIAGEGMEQHVTALFLEKFGAFPVVRMVEHAGEDFRPQIRQAREALEDLEKDRYDRGLFKGEEGAARYATQYAKLEERLASLNEKQRTAKPAGVEAIPTGRTHAQLWKDADTAGKRDLLLNAGAFVEVGMSRKGGPKLDVSRLAVHFGEDGEIRRADADGKDVEAVIQRAVARELELF, via the coding sequence ATGCGCGCGGCCATCTATGTCCGCCTTTCGCGGGAAACAGAAGAGTCTACCTCGCCGGAGCGTCAGCGGGCGGCGTGCGAGGCGTTGTGCCAGGCCAGAGGCTGGCAGGTCATAACCGTGGAAGAAGACATCGATGTCTCCGGCTACTCGCGTGGCTTGGACCGTCCGGGGCTGCAACGCGTCCTGTCCCGTCTCGCCGAGTTCGACGTGATCGTGTTCTTCAAGATCGACCGCTTGGCCCGGTCCACGGTGGACTTCGCGGAGATCATGAAGATCACGCAGGCGGAGAGTGTGGCCCTGGCATCCGCCAGCGAACCCCTGGACCTCACGTCATCCATGGGCCGCGCCATGGCGAAGGTGATCGCGGTCTTCGCGGAGCTGGAATCCGACACCATCGGGATGCGCGTCTCCAGCGCCCACGAACACCTGCGGCGGGAGGGCCGCTATACGGGCGGCAGAGTGCCGTACGGGTACCGGGTGGCCCCCAATCCCGGCGGTGCGGGGAAGGTCCTGGAGGTCAACCCCGAGGAAGCGAGGACGATCCACGAGATCGTGGAACGAGTCCTCGACAAGGACTCGCTGCTCAAGATCGCAGTGGATCTCACGAAGTCCGACAAGCCATCACCCGGCCACTCGTCGCGGCAGACAGCGGGCAAGCGCAGCGACTCCAAGCGGTGGTACCCCTCCACGTTGCGGAGCCTCCTCGGCAACCCTCAGTTGCTGGGGCAGGTGATCGAAGACGGAAAGCCGATCCTGATGACCGACGGGCTGCCGCTGGTCAACCGCACGCCGATCCTGGACATGGACACGTGGCAGGCATTGCAGGACGAACTGAGCCGGCGGGCCAATCCGGGCGACAGGCGCCGCGAAGGAACGGCGCTGCTGCGGGGGATCGCCTACTGCGCGGTGTGCCACAACCGCATGTACACGTACGTCGCCAAGGGCCGAATCCGTTATCGGTGCATCGGCCGGTTGAAGGCCCGGCAGGCGGGCGCGGAGCTCACCTGCTACGGCGTGAGCATCGCGGGTGAGGGCATGGAGCAGCACGTCACGGCGCTGTTCCTGGAGAAGTTCGGCGCATTCCCCGTGGTGCGCATGGTGGAGCACGCGGGCGAGGACTTCCGCCCGCAGATCCGGCAGGCCAGGGAAGCGCTGGAAGACCTTGAGAAGGACCGGTACGACCGTGGACTGTTCAAGGGCGAGGAGGGTGCCGCGAGGTACGCGACTCAGTACGCCAAGCTGGAAGAGCGCTTGGCTTCGCTGAACGAGAAGCAGCGCACCGCGAAGCCTGCGGGCGTGGAGGCGATCCCGACCGGCCGGACGCACGCACAGCTCTGGAAGGACGCGGACACGGCGGGCAAGCGTGATCTGCTGCTGAACGCGGGGGCGTTCGTGGAAGTCGGCATGTCCCGGAAGGGCGGCCCGAAGCTCGACGTGTCCCGCCTCGCTGTCCACTTCGGCGAAGACGGCGAGATCCGCCGTGCGGACGCTGACGGCAAGGACGTCGAGGCGGTCATACAGCGTGCCGTAGCCCGGGAGCTTGAGCTGTTCTGA
- a CDS encoding DNA repair helicase XPB — translation MSCLIVQSDKTLLLEVDHELAEACRRVIAPFAELERAPEHIHTYRVTPLGLWNARAAGHDAEQVVDALVEYSRYPVPHALLVDIAETMARYGRLTLSKHPTHGLVLTSTDRPVLEEILRSRKVQPLVGERIDADTVVVHPSERGQIKQTLLKLGWPAEDLAGYVDGEAHRIDLAEDGWSLRPYQKQAVEGFWHGGSGVVVLPCGAGKTLVGAGAMAQAKATTLILVTNTVSARQWKSELVKRTSLTEDEIGEYSGTKKEIRPVTIATYQVLTTKRKGVYPHLELFDSRDWGLIVYDEVHLLPAPVFKFTADLQARRRLGLTATLVREDGRESDVFSLIGPKRFDAPWKEIEAQGYIAPADCVEVRVNLTDSERLAYATAEAEEKYRFCATTATKRKVTEALVKKFEGQQILVIGQYIDQLDELGEHLDAPVIKGETPNAQREKLFDAFRTGEISVLVVSKVANFSIDLPEATVAIQVSGTFGSRQEEAQRLGRVLRPKADGHQAHFYSVVARDTIDQDFAAHRQRFLAEQGYAYRIVDADELLAP, via the coding sequence GTGTCCTGCCTGATCGTCCAGAGTGACAAGACGCTGCTCCTGGAGGTCGACCACGAGCTTGCCGAGGCGTGTCGGCGGGTCATCGCGCCCTTCGCCGAGCTGGAGCGGGCTCCTGAGCACATTCACACCTACCGGGTGACGCCCCTCGGGCTGTGGAACGCGCGGGCCGCCGGGCACGATGCCGAGCAGGTCGTCGACGCGCTCGTCGAGTACTCCCGCTACCCCGTGCCGCACGCGCTGCTCGTCGACATCGCCGAGACCATGGCCCGCTACGGGCGGCTCACCCTGTCCAAGCACCCCACCCACGGGCTCGTCCTGACCAGCACCGACCGGCCCGTCCTCGAGGAGATCCTGCGGTCGCGGAAGGTGCAGCCGCTGGTCGGGGAGCGGATCGACGCCGACACCGTCGTCGTGCACCCCTCCGAGCGCGGGCAGATCAAGCAGACGCTGCTCAAGCTGGGCTGGCCCGCCGAGGACCTCGCCGGGTACGTCGACGGCGAGGCCCACCGGATCGATCTCGCCGAGGACGGCTGGTCCCTGCGGCCGTACCAGAAGCAGGCCGTCGAGGGCTTCTGGCACGGTGGCTCCGGTGTGGTCGTACTGCCCTGCGGCGCCGGGAAGACGCTGGTCGGAGCCGGTGCGATGGCCCAGGCCAAGGCGACCACCCTCATCCTCGTGACCAACACCGTCTCCGCCCGCCAGTGGAAGAGCGAGCTGGTGAAGCGCACCTCGCTGACCGAGGACGAGATCGGCGAGTACAGCGGTACGAAGAAGGAGATCCGGCCGGTCACCATCGCCACGTACCAGGTGCTCACCACCAAGCGGAAGGGCGTCTACCCGCACCTGGAGCTGTTCGACTCCCGGGACTGGGGACTCATCGTCTACGACGAGGTCCATCTGCTTCCCGCGCCCGTCTTCAAGTTCACCGCCGACCTCCAGGCCCGGCGGCGGCTCGGGCTGACCGCCACCCTCGTCCGCGAGGACGGGCGCGAGTCCGACGTCTTCTCCCTCATCGGGCCCAAGCGGTTCGACGCGCCCTGGAAGGAGATCGAGGCGCAGGGCTACATCGCGCCCGCCGACTGCGTCGAGGTCCGGGTCAACCTGACCGATTCCGAGCGGCTCGCCTACGCGACCGCCGAGGCCGAGGAGAAGTACCGCTTCTGCGCCACCACGGCGACCAAGCGGAAGGTCACCGAGGCGCTGGTGAAGAAGTTCGAGGGGCAGCAGATCCTCGTCATCGGGCAGTACATCGACCAGCTCGACGAGCTGGGCGAGCACCTCGACGCCCCCGTCATCAAGGGCGAGACCCCGAACGCCCAGCGCGAGAAGCTCTTCGACGCCTTCCGGACCGGCGAGATCAGCGTCCTCGTCGTGTCGAAGGTCGCCAACTTCTCCATCGACCTGCCCGAGGCCACCGTCGCCATCCAGGTGTCCGGCACCTTCGGCTCCCGCCAGGAGGAGGCGCAGCGCCTCGGCCGCGTGCTCCGGCCGAAGGCCGACGGCCACCAGGCGCACTTCTACTCGGTCGTCGCCCGCGACACCATCGACCAGGACTTCGCCGCGCACCGGCAGCGGTTCCTGGCCGAGCAGGGGTACGCGTACCGGATCGTCGACGCGGACGAGCTGCTCGCGCCGTAG
- a CDS encoding XRE family transcriptional regulator, which produces MLWPKAVQERVKTGTDRELVHSYPYRSACPSTVWTELVESARTELFLAGYTNYFFWTQVPHFADTIRRKAEAGCRVRFLVGDPDGEVTRQRETIEDVALSVSTRIRITLEHLDRLGPLEGVEARVSAPLDAINHVSLSVFRFDDEALVTPHLARLVGHDSPLLHLRRHNSGGMFDRFAEHGEELWERAVPRHLSAHA; this is translated from the coding sequence ATGTTGTGGCCGAAGGCTGTGCAGGAACGCGTGAAGACGGGCACCGACCGCGAGTTGGTCCACAGCTACCCGTATCGGTCCGCGTGCCCGTCAACGGTCTGGACGGAGCTTGTCGAGTCGGCGCGCACGGAGCTCTTCCTCGCCGGCTACACGAACTACTTCTTCTGGACCCAGGTGCCCCACTTCGCGGACACGATCCGGCGCAAGGCTGAGGCGGGGTGCCGGGTGCGGTTCCTCGTGGGGGACCCTGACGGAGAGGTGACCCGCCAGCGAGAGACGATCGAGGATGTAGCCCTGTCCGTCTCCACGCGCATCAGGATCACCCTGGAGCACCTGGACCGGCTCGGCCCGCTCGAAGGGGTTGAGGCACGAGTCTCCGCCCCGCTGGACGCCATCAACCACGTGAGCCTGTCCGTGTTCCGCTTCGATGACGAAGCCCTGGTGACACCGCATCTCGCTCGACTCGTAGGCCATGACTCGCCCCTCCTACACCTGCGTCGCCACAACAGCGGGGGCATGTTCGACCGGTTCGCGGAGCACGGCGAGGAACTGTGGGAGCGGGCCGTCCCCCGGCACCTCTCCGCTCACGCCTGA